From the Gramella sp. Hel_I_59 genome, one window contains:
- the rbfA gene encoding 30S ribosome-binding factor RbfA, with amino-acid sequence MEETNRQKKIGGLLQKDLADILQNSLRESGRTGILISVSKVRVTTDLSIAKAYVSIFPSKHQEEVIEEINENKYKIKHEMAQRTRHQLRKMPDLSFFVDDSLEYIDGIEKSIKGKEDPVSNPDLLDKRKKS; translated from the coding sequence ATGGAAGAAACAAACAGACAGAAGAAGATAGGTGGGTTGTTGCAGAAGGACCTGGCAGATATTCTGCAAAACTCACTAAGAGAAAGCGGGCGTACAGGAATTTTAATCTCAGTTTCAAAAGTTCGGGTAACTACAGATCTCTCGATCGCCAAAGCATATGTTAGCATTTTCCCTTCTAAACATCAGGAGGAAGTCATTGAGGAAATCAATGAGAATAAGTATAAGATCAAGCATGAAATGGCGCAGCGAACCAGGCATCAGCTAAGAAAAATGCCCGATCTTAGTTTCTTTGTAGACGATTCTCTGGAATATATCGACGGAATTGAGAAATCTATCAAAGGAAAAGAGGATCCTGTATCCAATCCAGATCTTTTAGACAAGAGGAAAAAATCTTAA
- a CDS encoding FtsX-like permease family protein: protein MKFPLYIAKRYLFTKSKSNAINIITIIAAIGVFAGAFSLFIVLSGFSGLRDFSLSFSNEFDPDLKALPDTGKIIHLSEEQEDRLLKIEGIEELTQVIEERVILSYKQKSNPAYIKGVDANYQQVNKIDSAIVFGTWLTKSEPQVVIGNGLSRLLDIGTFNYQNLLKIMVPKPGKGQVTMTNIQNAFSTRQTIVSGVYSVNEELDSKYVFTNINFARDLLSMQPDEVTGVEFKISSEADLDRISEEIITVLGDNVQIKTREELNDALNKMLNSENLFVYLIFTLVLTIALFNVVGSIIVMILDKRENMKTLHSLGATTRQIRNIFFYQGMLMTVLGGLLGLGFAIVLILLQMQFDLVMITPSLPYPVQMRAKNVIIVVATIFTLGFIASYIAAGTTRKALK, encoded by the coding sequence TTGAAGTTCCCACTCTATATTGCCAAACGCTACCTGTTCACTAAGAGCAAGAGCAATGCGATCAATATTATTACCATTATCGCGGCAATCGGAGTATTTGCAGGAGCATTTTCATTATTTATCGTATTAAGCGGATTCTCAGGATTACGTGATTTCAGCCTTTCCTTTTCGAACGAATTCGATCCCGATCTTAAAGCCTTACCAGATACTGGAAAAATCATCCACTTATCTGAAGAGCAGGAAGACAGGTTATTGAAAATCGAAGGAATCGAAGAGCTAACTCAGGTTATTGAGGAACGTGTCATTCTTAGCTACAAACAGAAGTCAAATCCTGCCTATATCAAAGGTGTGGACGCCAATTATCAGCAGGTTAACAAGATCGATAGTGCTATTGTTTTCGGCACCTGGCTTACTAAAAGCGAGCCGCAGGTGGTGATTGGAAACGGACTCTCCCGCTTGCTTGATATTGGCACTTTTAATTATCAAAATCTACTGAAAATCATGGTTCCCAAACCGGGAAAAGGACAGGTAACCATGACCAACATCCAGAATGCTTTTTCCACCCGGCAGACCATTGTTAGCGGGGTTTATAGCGTTAACGAGGAACTGGATTCAAAATATGTTTTTACCAATATCAATTTTGCCCGTGATCTGCTAAGCATGCAGCCTGATGAGGTGACGGGCGTGGAATTTAAAATTTCTTCGGAAGCAGATCTCGACAGAATTTCAGAAGAGATCATTACAGTACTGGGCGATAATGTACAGATCAAAACCCGTGAAGAACTGAATGATGCGCTTAATAAGATGCTCAATTCTGAAAACCTCTTTGTTTACCTTATTTTCACACTAGTACTTACTATTGCGCTATTTAATGTGGTAGGTTCTATTATCGTAATGATCCTGGATAAACGGGAAAATATGAAGACATTGCATAGTCTTGGTGCTACTACCAGGCAAATAAGGAATATCTTTTTCTACCAGGGAATGTTAATGACCGTTCTGGGCGGACTTTTAGGCCTTGGTTTTGCCATTGTCCTGATACTTTTACAAATGCAATTTGACCTGGTAATGATCACTCCAAGCCTACCCTATCCTGTGCAAATGCGAGCGAAAAATGTAATTATCGTCGTAGCTACGATCTTTACTCTTGGTTTTATTGCTTCCTACATTGCGGCAGGAACTACCAGAAAAGCTTTAAAATAA
- the dusB gene encoding tRNA dihydrouridine synthase DusB: MAKIGNIDVGDFPLLLAPMEDVSDPPFRALCKEQGADVVYTEFISSEGLIRDAAKSTMKLDIYEKERPVGIQIFGANLESMLQSVEIVEKSGPDIIDINFGCPVKKVVSKGAGAGILKDVDLMVSLTEAMVKHTNLPITVKTRLGWDHDSIKILEVAERLQDVGCKAISIHGRTRAQMYKGEADWKPIAQVKNNPRMHIPVFGNGDVDSPEKAMLMRDEFGLDGAMIGRASIGYPWFFREVKHYFETGKHMAPPTLEERVDAARRHLQMSIDWKGERLGVFETRRHYTNYFKGIPHFKEYRMKMVTSDDSVDVFRVFDEVEKEFAGYEFA, encoded by the coding sequence TTGGCTAAAATTGGAAATATAGATGTAGGAGACTTCCCGTTGCTGTTAGCACCGATGGAAGATGTGAGTGATCCACCATTTCGCGCATTATGTAAGGAGCAGGGCGCAGATGTGGTGTATACTGAATTTATTTCTTCTGAAGGACTTATTCGCGATGCCGCGAAGAGTACCATGAAACTTGATATTTACGAAAAAGAACGACCAGTTGGGATCCAGATATTCGGGGCTAACCTGGAGTCGATGTTACAGTCTGTCGAGATCGTTGAAAAATCTGGCCCGGATATTATAGATATTAACTTTGGATGCCCGGTGAAAAAGGTGGTTTCCAAAGGCGCCGGAGCTGGTATTCTGAAAGATGTGGATTTGATGGTTTCTTTAACCGAAGCGATGGTGAAACATACCAATTTACCTATCACGGTAAAGACTCGTCTAGGTTGGGATCATGACTCCATAAAAATCCTTGAAGTGGCTGAAAGATTACAGGATGTAGGCTGCAAGGCTATTTCTATCCATGGTCGAACCAGAGCTCAAATGTATAAGGGCGAAGCTGACTGGAAGCCAATTGCACAAGTAAAGAATAATCCTCGTATGCATATTCCTGTTTTTGGAAATGGTGATGTGGATTCACCAGAGAAAGCCATGCTAATGCGTGATGAGTTTGGACTTGATGGTGCAATGATTGGTCGTGCAAGTATTGGCTATCCGTGGTTTTTTCGGGAAGTAAAGCATTATTTTGAGACCGGAAAACATATGGCACCTCCAACGCTGGAAGAGCGTGTGGATGCTGCCAGACGACATTTACAGATGTCTATAGACTGGAAAGGAGAGCGTCTGGGTGTGTTCGAAACACGTCGTCATTATACGAACTATTTTAAAGGAATTCCGCACTTTAAGGAGTATCGTATGAAAATGGTTACTAGTGATGATTCTGTAGACGTCTTTAGAGTTTTTGATGAGGTAGAGAAGGAGTTCGCAGGTTACGAATTCGCCTAG
- a CDS encoding outer membrane beta-barrel family protein: MNIRISLSILLCFLSTLVFSQNELSGKLTDLNNDPLAYANVILLNAQDSVSVVKGTVSEEDGSFLLKDIKDDNYVLKITYVGYDDLLKKIRVKGDINLKTLKVSPSSGDLDEVTIQARKPRISREVDRIVFDVENSTLSSGNTWDILKKSPGVIDNQGQLMVRNAAVQVYLNDRKIYLSASELQTLLESYSAENIKSIEIITNPPAKYDAEGGAILNITTSKSITPGYKGSVEGTYTQAIYSKYKIGTSHYFQGDKVNVFANYNFSPRKDYKNDDSYINFIQDGQRFSRWDTDFTRETTSQAHNANAIIDFELSEKSNLNFSVNANFSPNREFDNDVTTEMRNASGGLDSTLVTDSGVFTDQNNVALNLDYTTSFDNGGDLSLKAHYTRFDQDREQTVFSQYFDPQGQRLDALEFETDASQVVDIYTAQADYSTTIGESAFESGLKYSAIESKSGIEYMNERRLESLYDELGDVFLYDENIYAAYLSISHDWTKWSGKLGLRGEYTDRAGESMSVETINDREYFELFPTAYLQYRASDNHSFTLDYSRRIQRPRYESLNPFRYFLNETNFNAGNPNLIASISNNFNLNYTLNNAWFFDFYYKDLGEAPETLVFQDNQNLTIRNVNQNLLDSKSYGVDITYGLSVTDFWYAQFFTSLFRMENTLLALESNNAEVTIDAEGVQAYVYNIFTLSQDGTFEGTLFAQYLSDYLSGSYNLEPMTTVSIGLRKTLWDNRAELSLNVNDIFNSTNTRLTSEYLNQSNSFFSFSENRNVQIGFKYNFGNFRLSDNQRTIDEAERERLRP; encoded by the coding sequence ATGAATATTAGAATATCTCTAAGCATTTTACTTTGCTTTTTAAGTACGCTGGTATTTTCACAAAATGAACTTTCAGGAAAGTTAACCGACCTTAACAATGACCCACTTGCATACGCGAATGTCATTCTTTTGAACGCCCAGGATTCAGTTTCTGTCGTCAAAGGAACGGTGAGTGAAGAGGATGGGAGCTTTTTGCTGAAAGATATCAAGGATGATAATTATGTTCTAAAAATCACCTATGTTGGTTATGATGACCTGCTGAAGAAGATCAGGGTAAAAGGAGACATCAATCTTAAAACTTTGAAAGTTTCACCATCTTCAGGAGATCTTGATGAGGTAACGATTCAAGCCAGGAAACCAAGGATTAGCAGGGAAGTGGATCGTATCGTTTTTGATGTGGAGAATTCTACTTTATCCTCTGGAAATACCTGGGATATTCTAAAGAAATCACCTGGAGTTATCGATAATCAGGGACAGTTGATGGTTCGAAACGCCGCAGTGCAGGTGTATTTGAATGATCGCAAGATCTATTTATCTGCTTCAGAATTGCAGACATTATTGGAATCTTATTCCGCAGAAAACATTAAATCTATTGAGATCATCACGAATCCGCCAGCAAAATACGATGCTGAAGGAGGAGCGATCCTTAATATAACAACCAGTAAAAGCATTACTCCGGGCTACAAGGGAAGTGTAGAAGGAACTTATACCCAGGCGATCTATTCAAAATATAAGATTGGAACCAGTCATTATTTCCAGGGTGATAAGGTGAACGTGTTTGCAAATTATAATTTTAGTCCGCGTAAGGATTATAAGAACGACGATTCCTATATCAATTTTATACAGGATGGGCAGCGATTTTCCAGATGGGATACAGATTTTACCAGAGAGACTACAAGCCAGGCTCATAATGCCAACGCGATCATAGATTTCGAACTTTCAGAAAAGAGCAATCTTAACTTTTCTGTAAATGCCAACTTTTCACCAAACCGTGAATTTGATAATGATGTAACGACCGAGATGAGAAATGCTTCCGGAGGACTTGATTCGACATTGGTAACAGATTCTGGCGTTTTTACAGATCAAAATAATGTTGCATTAAATCTTGATTACACCACCTCATTTGATAATGGAGGAGATCTTTCCTTAAAAGCACATTACACAAGGTTTGACCAGGATCGTGAGCAAACTGTGTTTTCTCAATATTTTGATCCCCAGGGTCAACGTCTGGATGCACTTGAATTTGAAACCGATGCCAGCCAGGTGGTTGATATATATACTGCACAGGCAGATTATTCAACGACGATCGGGGAATCTGCTTTTGAAAGCGGACTCAAATATTCTGCTATAGAATCTAAAAGTGGGATCGAGTACATGAATGAGCGACGTTTGGAATCGTTGTATGATGAACTGGGAGATGTATTTTTATATGATGAAAATATCTATGCAGCATATCTTTCTATAAGTCATGACTGGACGAAATGGAGTGGTAAATTAGGACTTCGCGGGGAATATACCGATAGAGCAGGCGAGAGCATGAGTGTTGAAACTATCAATGATCGCGAATACTTTGAATTGTTTCCAACGGCATACCTGCAATATCGAGCTTCAGACAATCACAGTTTTACGTTGGATTATAGCCGTAGAATTCAACGACCACGATATGAAAGTCTGAATCCATTCAGATACTTCTTGAACGAGACAAATTTCAACGCTGGAAACCCAAATCTAATCGCGTCCATTAGTAATAATTTTAACTTGAACTATACTTTAAATAATGCATGGTTCTTTGATTTCTATTATAAGGATCTTGGGGAAGCTCCGGAAACCCTCGTTTTTCAGGATAATCAAAATCTTACCATTCGTAACGTGAATCAGAATTTGCTGGATTCGAAATCCTACGGAGTTGATATTACATACGGTCTTTCTGTCACAGATTTCTGGTATGCACAATTTTTTACTTCGCTATTCCGTATGGAAAATACGTTGCTTGCCCTGGAGAGTAATAACGCTGAGGTAACGATAGACGCTGAAGGTGTTCAGGCATACGTCTATAATATCTTTACTTTGTCCCAGGATGGTACTTTTGAAGGAACATTGTTTGCGCAATATCTTTCAGATTATCTATCTGGATCTTACAACCTGGAGCCAATGACGACTGTAAGTATTGGTTTGAGAAAGACGTTATGGGATAATAGAGCAGAGCTAAGTTTAAATGTGAACGATATATTCAACTCTACGAACACCCGCCTTACTTCAGAATATTTGAACCAGAGCAACAGTTTCTTTTCTTTTTCTGAAAACAGGAATGTCCAGATAGGGTTTAAATATAACTTCGGAAACTTCAGGCTGAGTGACAATCAGCGTACGATCGATGAAGCTGAAAGAGAACGATTAAGACCATAA
- a CDS encoding NlpC/P60 family protein, giving the protein MKTRSIIYFLAAIFFLSCGESNKESAKTGQVEEIVEQTRTEFAPDKRVALFDISAEEGSNGIILKGETNSEEAKNRLLSDLDSAGINYKDSIQVLPSEALGEKLFGIIDVSVANLRGDSKHSSELVTQATLGTPVKIWKRTEEWYYIQTPDDYLSWVDHGGITTMNESKFNNWKTSEKIIFTKAYGNSYTKADLDSNPVTDLVTGAVLELLEDSGDFYKVRYPDAREAYVSKNDAKNYGEWLQNLEPDGESLTRVSEKLMGLPYLWGGTSAKGVDCSGFTKTIYFMNGVVIPRDASQQIKEGTLVDDESDFNKLEVGDLLFFGRPATDSTSEKVVHVGMWIGNNEFIHSSGDVHISSVDDKAENFDEFNKSRYLRTKRFLDQQSHGLKYLKKQDFYTGNAQ; this is encoded by the coding sequence ATGAAAACCAGATCTATAATATATTTTCTAGCAGCAATTTTCTTCCTTTCCTGTGGAGAATCCAACAAAGAATCGGCTAAAACTGGTCAGGTAGAAGAAATTGTAGAACAAACCAGAACTGAATTTGCTCCAGACAAACGGGTAGCACTTTTTGATATTTCTGCGGAAGAAGGTAGTAACGGAATCATTCTTAAAGGTGAAACCAATTCAGAAGAAGCAAAAAATAGACTTTTATCAGATCTTGATTCGGCTGGGATTAATTATAAAGACAGTATTCAGGTTTTGCCTTCCGAAGCATTGGGAGAAAAGCTTTTTGGGATCATAGACGTTTCGGTAGCCAATTTAAGAGGAGATAGCAAACATTCTTCTGAACTTGTGACTCAGGCTACACTCGGAACTCCTGTGAAGATCTGGAAACGGACCGAAGAATGGTACTATATTCAAACTCCAGACGATTATCTTTCGTGGGTCGACCACGGAGGAATTACGACCATGAATGAAAGTAAATTTAATAACTGGAAAACTTCAGAAAAGATCATTTTCACGAAAGCTTATGGGAACTCCTATACTAAGGCTGATCTGGATTCTAATCCCGTTACAGATCTGGTAACCGGGGCAGTCCTGGAATTGCTGGAAGATTCAGGAGATTTTTATAAAGTTAGATATCCTGATGCGCGTGAAGCCTACGTTTCCAAGAATGATGCGAAGAACTACGGGGAATGGTTACAGAATTTGGAACCTGATGGCGAAAGTTTAACGAGGGTTTCTGAAAAACTGATGGGTCTACCTTATTTATGGGGAGGAACCTCTGCGAAAGGAGTGGACTGTAGCGGATTCACCAAAACGATTTATTTCATGAATGGCGTGGTCATTCCCAGGGATGCTTCACAACAGATCAAAGAAGGTACGCTGGTGGACGACGAATCTGATTTCAACAAGCTGGAAGTAGGGGATCTACTGTTCTTTGGAAGACCGGCAACAGATTCTACTTCAGAAAAAGTAGTGCATGTAGGAATGTGGATTGGTAATAACGAATTTATTCATTCCTCTGGAGACGTTCATATTAGTAGTGTAGATGATAAAGCTGAAAACTTTGATGAATTCAACAAAAGCCGATACCTGAGAACTAAAAGATTTCTCGATCAACAATCTCACGGACTCAAATACTTGAAAAAGCAGGATTTTTATACCGGTAACGCACAGTAA
- a CDS encoding family 10 glycosylhydrolase: MIKSLKYYKSLSLILLAFFAYSCKSTKNVQVAEKQTETTETQVQKEMESPEVSEEITENTFIEPPLDIAEFRAAWIATVANINWPSKAGLPTEIQKKEALEMLDFLEENNFNAVILQVRPQADALYQSELEPWSYFLTGKSGKAPEPFYDPLEFWIEQAHLRGLELHVWLNPYRAHHTTGKEIGEKSIVKTNPELVMELKNGMWWMDPGSEKVQEHSAAVVMDIVERYDIDAVHFDDYFYPYASYNGKSGFPDDVSFQKYQSSGGELSRADWRRKSVNDFIERIAGEIKAEKSFVKFGISPFGIWRPGFPTSIKGMDQYEELYADAKLWLNKGWIDYFTPQLYWPTAKVGQSFPVLLGWWESENVVGRHLWPGINLALDEETPGEIASQIMISRGILPDSPGVVHWNIGPLMKSEKLRNSLKNGPYQQNALIPASPWLSSGTPEIPQIELSKTASEYTIKNSSLNEHFRWVVYYQYENSGWNYKILNQEQDLHSLPIQNKDNNTLIKIGITAVDRTGTQSSFQQYDLQILDLIKS; this comes from the coding sequence ATGATCAAATCTTTAAAATATTATAAATCCTTATCGCTGATTCTTCTGGCGTTTTTTGCATATTCCTGTAAATCTACCAAAAATGTTCAAGTAGCTGAAAAGCAAACTGAAACAACAGAAACACAGGTTCAAAAGGAGATGGAAAGTCCTGAAGTTTCAGAAGAAATCACTGAAAATACGTTTATTGAACCACCGCTTGATATAGCCGAATTTAGAGCAGCCTGGATCGCAACGGTTGCAAATATCAACTGGCCGAGTAAAGCAGGTTTACCTACTGAAATACAGAAAAAGGAAGCCCTGGAAATGCTTGATTTTCTTGAAGAAAATAATTTCAACGCGGTCATTTTACAGGTTCGGCCGCAGGCTGATGCATTATATCAAAGCGAACTGGAACCATGGTCCTATTTTCTTACTGGCAAAAGTGGCAAGGCACCAGAACCTTTTTACGATCCGCTCGAATTCTGGATAGAACAGGCTCATTTAAGAGGTCTGGAGCTTCATGTCTGGCTCAATCCATACCGCGCACATCATACCACTGGAAAAGAGATTGGTGAAAAGTCTATTGTAAAAACCAATCCGGAACTCGTAATGGAGCTGAAAAATGGGATGTGGTGGATGGATCCCGGAAGTGAAAAGGTGCAGGAACATTCGGCTGCAGTAGTGATGGATATTGTGGAACGCTATGATATCGATGCCGTTCATTTTGATGATTATTTCTACCCCTATGCTTCTTATAATGGTAAAAGCGGATTCCCGGATGATGTAAGTTTCCAGAAATACCAGAGTAGTGGAGGTGAACTTTCCAGAGCCGATTGGAGGCGTAAAAGCGTTAATGATTTTATTGAAAGAATTGCTGGTGAGATTAAGGCTGAAAAGTCTTTCGTAAAATTCGGGATTAGTCCGTTTGGTATCTGGAGACCTGGTTTTCCTACAAGTATCAAAGGAATGGACCAGTATGAAGAATTATATGCTGATGCAAAATTATGGCTGAATAAAGGCTGGATCGATTATTTCACTCCGCAACTCTACTGGCCCACGGCAAAAGTAGGGCAGAGCTTTCCGGTTTTATTGGGTTGGTGGGAATCTGAAAATGTAGTGGGAAGACATCTCTGGCCGGGAATTAACCTTGCTCTGGATGAAGAAACACCAGGTGAAATTGCCTCACAGATCATGATCTCTCGTGGAATTCTTCCGGATAGCCCAGGTGTGGTGCACTGGAACATTGGACCGCTGATGAAAAGCGAGAAACTAAGAAATTCCCTGAAAAACGGACCTTATCAACAAAATGCCCTGATACCAGCAAGTCCATGGTTATCTTCTGGAACTCCTGAAATTCCGCAGATCGAACTATCTAAAACAGCTTCAGAATATACTATAAAGAACTCAAGTTTAAATGAGCACTTCAGGTGGGTGGTTTATTATCAGTATGAAAATAGTGGCTGGAACTACAAAATTTTGAATCAGGAACAGGATTTGCATTCGCTGCCAATTCAGAATAAAGACAACAATACATTGATCAAAATTGGGATAACTGCGGTAGATCGCACGGGAACACAAAGTAGTTTCCAGCAATATGATCTTCAAATCCTTGACCTTATAAAATCTTAA
- the murQ gene encoding N-acetylmuramic acid 6-phosphate etherase: protein MDFLKPDTEKASNYDHLEKMNITELLKNINKEDQTVAESVQKVIPAIEVLVDRIVEKLGAGGRLFYIGAGTSGRLGVLDASECPPTFGVEPGIVIGLIAGGDTALRNAVENAEDDREQAWKDLQQYEICSKDVLIGIAASGTTPYVIGGIEKARENNIITGCVTCSSGSPVAKASEFPVEVITGPEFVTGSTRMKAGTAQKMVLNMITTSSMIRLGKIKGNKMVDMQLSNKKLVGRGTQMIMDELHIDEEQANALLLEHGSVRLAITNFQQNS from the coding sequence ATGGATTTCCTGAAACCCGATACTGAAAAGGCATCAAATTATGATCATCTCGAAAAGATGAATATTACAGAACTTCTGAAGAATATCAACAAGGAAGATCAAACAGTGGCTGAAAGTGTGCAAAAAGTAATTCCGGCAATTGAAGTTCTGGTAGACAGGATCGTTGAAAAACTAGGAGCAGGAGGAAGACTATTTTATATTGGAGCTGGTACGAGTGGTCGGCTTGGAGTTCTGGACGCTTCAGAATGTCCGCCAACATTTGGGGTTGAACCAGGAATCGTAATTGGTCTAATTGCCGGTGGTGATACGGCTTTGAGGAATGCTGTTGAAAATGCAGAAGATGACCGGGAACAGGCATGGAAAGATCTTCAGCAATATGAGATCTGTTCAAAGGATGTCCTGATAGGCATCGCCGCATCTGGAACAACGCCCTATGTGATTGGCGGCATCGAAAAAGCCAGAGAGAATAATATAATCACAGGATGTGTGACCTGTAGCTCTGGAAGTCCAGTGGCAAAGGCATCAGAATTTCCAGTAGAAGTGATCACCGGACCAGAATTTGTAACTGGAAGTACCAGGATGAAAGCTGGAACAGCGCAAAAAATGGTTTTGAACATGATTACAACGTCTAGCATGATCAGGTTAGGAAAGATCAAAGGAAATAAGATGGTAGATATGCAGTTATCTAACAAAAAGCTGGTGGGACGTGGAACTCAGATGATCATGGATGAATTGCATATAGACGAAGAGCAGGCAAATGCATTGTTATTAGAGCATGGTAGTGTAAGGCTGGCGATCACTAATTTTCAACAGAATAGTTAA
- the lepA gene encoding translation elongation factor 4, producing the protein MKNIRNFCIIAHIDHGKSTLADRLLDFTGTVTEREKQEQLLDSMDLERERGITIKSHAIQMDYVHEGEEYTLNLIDTPGHVDFSYEVSRSIAACEGALLVVDAAQSIQAQTISNLYLALENDLEIIPVLNKVDLPSANPEVVTDDIVDLLGCDASDVIPASAKTGIGIKEILDAIISRIPAPTGKVDAPLRALIFDSVYNPFRGVETYFRVINGSIRKGEKIKFVATNKTYDADEVGTLRLKQFPRKEIKTGDVGYLITGIKDAREVKVGDTITSAVNPTTEAVAGFEDVKPMVFAGIYPVDTEDYEELRASMEKLQLNDASLVFTPESSAALGFGFRCGFLGMLHLEIIQERLEREFDMTVITTVPNVSYQAYTNKNPDEALLVNNPSDLPEPSTLNRVEEPFIKATIITKSDYVGNVMSLCIEKRGEITNQTYLTTERVELTFDMPLAEIVFDFYDRLKTVSRGYASFDYSPIGMRQSKLVKVDVLLNANTVDALSALLHVDNAYDIGKKMCEKLKELIPRQQFDIPIQAAIGAKIIARETVKALRKDVTAKCYGGDISRKRKLLEKQKKGKKRMRQVGNVEIPQEAFMAVLKLND; encoded by the coding sequence ATGAAGAACATTCGAAATTTTTGCATAATCGCGCATATCGATCACGGGAAAAGTACACTGGCAGATCGCCTGCTGGATTTTACCGGGACTGTAACCGAGCGTGAAAAACAGGAACAACTGCTGGACAGTATGGACCTGGAACGGGAACGCGGGATCACTATTAAGTCTCATGCGATACAAATGGATTATGTTCATGAAGGTGAAGAATACACGCTAAACCTTATTGACACTCCCGGCCACGTGGATTTTTCTTATGAAGTATCCCGTTCTATTGCTGCTTGTGAAGGTGCTTTACTGGTAGTAGATGCAGCCCAAAGTATTCAGGCTCAAACTATTTCGAATCTTTACCTTGCTCTTGAGAACGATCTTGAGATCATTCCGGTACTAAATAAAGTGGATCTTCCCAGTGCAAATCCTGAGGTGGTGACAGATGATATCGTGGATCTTTTAGGTTGTGATGCTTCAGATGTTATCCCGGCAAGTGCAAAGACAGGTATTGGGATTAAAGAGATCCTAGATGCTATTATTTCCAGAATTCCTGCTCCAACAGGAAAAGTTGATGCTCCACTTAGAGCATTGATCTTTGACTCTGTTTACAACCCATTCAGAGGTGTTGAAACATATTTTAGAGTTATTAATGGATCTATTAGAAAAGGTGAAAAGATCAAGTTCGTTGCGACCAATAAAACATATGATGCCGATGAAGTGGGAACACTTCGTTTAAAACAATTTCCTCGTAAAGAGATCAAAACCGGTGATGTTGGTTACCTCATCACGGGTATTAAGGATGCTCGTGAGGTGAAAGTTGGTGATACTATTACCAGCGCCGTAAATCCAACTACGGAAGCTGTTGCAGGTTTTGAGGACGTAAAACCAATGGTTTTCGCCGGAATTTACCCTGTAGATACTGAAGATTACGAAGAATTGAGAGCTTCAATGGAGAAATTACAGCTGAACGATGCTTCGCTGGTTTTTACTCCTGAAAGTTCTGCAGCTTTAGGTTTTGGTTTCCGTTGTGGATTCCTTGGAATGTTACACCTTGAAATTATTCAGGAAAGACTGGAACGTGAGTTCGATATGACCGTGATCACTACGGTTCCTAACGTTTCTTACCAGGCTTACACCAATAAGAATCCAGATGAGGCTTTACTGGTAAATAACCCGTCTGACCTTCCTGAACCTTCCACATTGAACAGGGTTGAGGAGCCATTTATCAAGGCTACGATCATTACAAAATCAGATTATGTTGGGAACGTAATGTCTCTATGTATTGAAAAGCGTGGAGAAATTACCAACCAGACCTATCTCACTACAGAAAGAGTTGAACTAACTTTTGACATGCCATTAGCAGAGATTGTTTTCGACTTCTATGACAGGCTTAAAACTGTATCAAGAGGTTATGCTTCTTTCGATTATTCTCCAATTGGAATGCGCCAGTCTAAACTTGTAAAAGTAGACGTACTTCTGAATGCGAATACAGTAGATGCACTTTCTGCGCTATTACACGTGGATAACGCGTATGATATTGGAAAGAAAATGTGCGAGAAACTGAAGGAATTGATCCCAAGACAACAGTTTGATATTCCAATCCAGGCCGCTATTGGCGCCAAGATCATTGCCCGTGAAACGGTAAAAGCTTTACGTAAGGATGTTACCGCGAAATGTTATGGTGGTGATATTTCCCGTAAACGTAAACTTCTTGAAAAGCAGAAAAAAGGTAAGAAGAGAATGAGACAGGTTGGAAATGTTGAAATTCCGCAGGAAGCATTTATGGCGGTTCTTAAACTGAACGATTAG